The Lactobacillus sp. ESL0680 DNA segment GTGGAATTGCTGCTCACGGGACTTGGAATTGACCATGTTGGCGCCAAGGCTGCCCGCTTAATTGCCCAAAAGTTTAAAAATATGACAAAGATTATGTCAGCTAGCGTGCAAGATGTTGCCGCAATCGCTACAATAGGCATGACGATTGCGGAATCACTGACGACTTATTTTGCGCAGCCTGAAGTTGACGAACTGATTGCGGAACTAGCAAGACGCGGGGTCAATATGAATTACTTGGGCGCAACTGCAGAAGAAACTGCTGAGATTCCAGATAATTACTTTAAGGATAAAAAAGTCGTACTGACCGGTTCACTTGCCCACTTTACGCGCAGTGAATTTACTAAGAAGCTGCAGGCATTAGGTGCCAAGGTAACTGGCTCCGTTTCTAAAAAGACGGATTACGTGATTTATGGCAAAGATGCCGGCTCCAAATTTGCTAAGGCGCAGCAGCTTGGGGTTCCAGTTCTAACGGAAGAAGAAGCAATTGCCCAAATCAAATGAAGGAATAACTAAATTGAAAAAATATGTGCACATTTTAGCGCTTTTGGGAGCAGCATTAACCTTAACAGCCTGTGGTAATTTGAAAAATTCAGACTTGGCCAATAATGCTAAAACTTCGTCTAATTCTAAGGCTAAGACTTATCAAACAACTGACACGGGGAGTAATGGCTATACAGTTTTATTAAAAAACGGTCACTACATTACCAGTCCGATATCTGGCTTAACGGCGACTGACAATGATAACTCGGTTGATACACGTGAACTTGAGCGCGGGCTAGTCCAAATCTCAAAAGACGTCTATTCCACTAATTCTAATGTCTTTCAGGAAGGTCAATATATTAGTGCGGCAACGGCTAATGATTGGCTGGGGCGCAAGTCTAAGGCTAATCCCTTGGGCCTTAACCCAGAAGAAGGTACTAAGAAGAATTATCACCCGTATTATTTGGAAGAAATCTTAGAGCAGGATTATTTGGCTGGGTCAGGTTCCAATTACCACATTAACGGGATGAGTATTGGTCTAGCGATGAACTCGGTTGATTATTATCAAAAGACTAAAGATGGTGCTGAATACCAAGCAGCAATTTCGCGTTCTGAGCAAAAGGCAGCGGGGCAAAAAGCAGCTGAGCAAATTATTGCCCGTCTGCGCCAGCGCAAGGCACTCAAAAATGTTCCAATTACAATTGGGCTCTTTTCTAAAGCTGCTAAAGATTCATTAGTTGGTGGAACTTACTTTTTGAGCGGGACAGCGGCTGCTAATAGTAGTAAAATAACTAAATGGAAATCTATTTCCGCGCAAACGGAAGTGTTGCCGACTGTTGGCAATAAAAAAGCAATTAATAGTAGTGATGCCTCGAGTTTCAACAGTTTTAAGGTATCAATTCAAGATTATTTTCCAAATATCAGTGGTGTAACAGCCACTTTGCGCTATGAAAATGGTAAGTTAAGTCAAGAAAATATTTCAATTACCACCCAGTTTTACGGTTACGAGCAAGTGCAGAGTTTTACGCGGCTAGTCTTATCAACAGCCAAAAAGTACTTGCCAGACAACGTACCGGTTGAAATTAAGATTGGTTCTGTTAATGATATTCAGGCTTTAGTTGCTAAAGAAACAGCAGATGGTAGTTATCAAGTCCATATTTATGGCGGTGAATAAGGAGGGTCTAATAGTGGAAATCACAGAAGACACAATTAAGCACGTGGCAGCCTTGTCACGGCTTGAGTTTAATGAAGATGAAATCGGTACAGTTACCGAACAAATGAGTTCAATTATCAACATGGCGGACCAATTATCAGAAGTTGATACTGAAGGTGTTGCCGAAACAGTGCAGGTTGTTGATCGCGATACTGTTTTCAGAGAAGACAAGCCAGAACATTGGCAAAGTCGTGCTGAATTAATGAAGAATGTTCCTGAACAAGCCAATGGCTTCATTAAGGTTCCTGTAATTATTAATAAGGATGAGGACGAGTAATGAACTACTTAAATGAAGATATTGACTCATTAAACAAAAAACTTGCACAGGGCGACTTGTCAGCTGAAAAGCTTGCTCAAGATACTGTTGCAAATATTAAGAAGACTGACGACAAGCTGAACGCTTGGATTACTGTTCAAGAAGATGCAAAGCCTGCTGCTGATTTGGACTTTGCCAAGAATAAGCTTGCCGGTATTCCAATTGCTGTTAAGGATAACATCATTACTGATGGCGTTAAGACTACGGCTGCCAGTCATATTTTGGACAACTATATTCCAGTTTATGATGCAACGGTTATTGAAAGATTGAAGAAGGCACAAGCAACTTTTGTTGGTAAGACCAACATGGATGAATTTGCGATGGGTTCTTCAACTGAACATTCATACTTTGGCGCAACTCATAACCCATGGAACTTAGACAAGGTTCCCGGTGGTTCATCTGGTGGTTCTGCTGTTGCTGTTGCTTCCGGTCAAGTAGTTGCAGCTCTTGGTTCAGATACTGGTGGTTCAATCCGTCAGCCAGCTGCCTTTAACGGAATTTTTGGGATTAAGCCAACTTATGGCCGGGTTTCACGTTGGGGCTTGATTGCCTTTGGTTCATCACTTGATGAAATTGGGGTAATGAGCAAGCGTGCCAAGAGTGCTGCTGAAGTATTAAATGTTATTGCCGGCAGTGATGACCACGATTCTACGCTATCAACTCGTGAAGTTCCTGATTTTACCCAATTTATTGGTCAAGATGTTAAGGGCTTGCGCGTTGCCGTTGTTAAGGAATACATGGATGCCGTTGATGGCGAAATGCACGATGTCATTCAACAGCAAATTGATGCTTTAGAAGATGCTGGTGCAATTATTAGCGAAGTATCATTGCCATTAACCAAATATGTTGTTCCTGACTATTACATCATTGCTTCAAGTGAAGCTTCATCTAACTTGCAAAGATTTGATGGTATTCGTTACGGCTACCGTGCTGACGACACTAAGAACTTGCTTGATGTTTATGTTAAGTCACGTTCAGAAGGTTTTGGCACCGAAGTTAAGCGCCGGATTATGT contains these protein-coding regions:
- a CDS encoding CamS family sex pheromone protein produces the protein MKKYVHILALLGAALTLTACGNLKNSDLANNAKTSSNSKAKTYQTTDTGSNGYTVLLKNGHYITSPISGLTATDNDNSVDTRELERGLVQISKDVYSTNSNVFQEGQYISAATANDWLGRKSKANPLGLNPEEGTKKNYHPYYLEEILEQDYLAGSGSNYHINGMSIGLAMNSVDYYQKTKDGAEYQAAISRSEQKAAGQKAAEQIIARLRQRKALKNVPITIGLFSKAAKDSLVGGTYFLSGTAAANSSKITKWKSISAQTEVLPTVGNKKAINSSDASSFNSFKVSIQDYFPNISGVTATLRYENGKLSQENISITTQFYGYEQVQSFTRLVLSTAKKYLPDNVPVEIKIGSVNDIQALVAKETADGSYQVHIYGGE
- the gatC gene encoding Asp-tRNA(Asn)/Glu-tRNA(Gln) amidotransferase subunit GatC, whose protein sequence is MEITEDTIKHVAALSRLEFNEDEIGTVTEQMSSIINMADQLSEVDTEGVAETVQVVDRDTVFREDKPEHWQSRAELMKNVPEQANGFIKVPVIINKDEDE
- the gatA gene encoding Asp-tRNA(Asn)/Glu-tRNA(Gln) amidotransferase subunit GatA encodes the protein MNYLNEDIDSLNKKLAQGDLSAEKLAQDTVANIKKTDDKLNAWITVQEDAKPAADLDFAKNKLAGIPIAVKDNIITDGVKTTAASHILDNYIPVYDATVIERLKKAQATFVGKTNMDEFAMGSSTEHSYFGATHNPWNLDKVPGGSSGGSAVAVASGQVVAALGSDTGGSIRQPAAFNGIFGIKPTYGRVSRWGLIAFGSSLDEIGVMSKRAKSAAEVLNVIAGSDDHDSTLSTREVPDFTQFIGQDVKGLRVAVVKEYMDAVDGEMHDVIQQQIDALEDAGAIISEVSLPLTKYVVPDYYIIASSEASSNLQRFDGIRYGYRADDTKNLLDVYVKSRSEGFGTEVKRRIMLGSFALSAGSYDRFFRQASKVRTLICDEFDEIFANNDVIVGPTTTEPAFGIGSEISDPIKMYNNDILTISANLAGIPAASVPAGLVDGMPVGFQIMAKRFDEGSIFKTADFIERTNKFYEKTPAGMED